In Aureibaculum algae, the following are encoded in one genomic region:
- a CDS encoding radical SAM protein, protein MMTLNTKNSPCERKTRNDNFLDGFRVIHLHPNLSCNLSCKHCYSSSAPGLKKELDSNEIIGFLKYAWEYGFNALSVSGGEPFLYSSLSEVLKESKNIGYKNLVASNGMLLKSERAKNILKDIDLIAVSIDGDELLHDEIRNFKGAYSKMIEGVEILKELDIDFGFIHTLTPKSWDLILWLSKFAKNNGAKLLQLHPLELYGRAKVEMNTTKVDQQLLHKVYILGNFLKSKYYPELLFQLDFLHRDNMVEHPESATYFGTNFNPDKTNLSQALKTVVIDENGTILPISYGFSDKFNIGNINEIAQNIDVFDRFINEKWESLYQLLEDTYFSIVNDKENDLVAWTELIVKNSNSHINIPI, encoded by the coding sequence ATGATGACTTTAAATACAAAAAACTCCCCTTGTGAAAGGAAGACACGGAATGATAATTTTTTGGACGGATTCCGTGTCATCCATTTGCATCCCAATTTAAGTTGCAACCTAAGCTGTAAACATTGTTATTCAAGTTCTGCTCCGGGTTTAAAAAAGGAACTAGATTCTAATGAAATAATTGGTTTCTTAAAATATGCTTGGGAGTATGGTTTCAATGCACTTTCAGTATCAGGAGGTGAGCCATTTTTATATTCTAGTTTATCGGAAGTTTTGAAGGAAAGTAAAAATATTGGATATAAAAATCTTGTGGCATCTAACGGGATGCTTCTTAAAAGTGAAAGAGCAAAAAATATATTAAAGGATATTGATTTAATAGCTGTTAGTATTGATGGTGATGAGTTGCTACACGATGAAATTAGAAATTTTAAAGGTGCATACTCTAAAATGATAGAGGGGGTAGAAATTTTGAAGGAATTAGATATAGACTTTGGTTTTATTCATACCCTCACACCTAAGAGTTGGGATTTAATTTTATGGCTTTCAAAATTTGCAAAAAATAATGGAGCAAAATTGCTTCAGTTACATCCTCTTGAGCTTTATGGTAGAGCAAAAGTAGAGATGAACACCACTAAAGTTGATCAACAATTATTACATAAGGTATATATTCTAGGAAATTTTTTAAAAAGTAAATATTATCCAGAGTTGCTTTTTCAATTGGATTTTTTGCACCGTGATAACATGGTCGAACATCCGGAATCAGCAACTTACTTTGGCACCAACTTCAATCCTGATAAAACAAATTTATCACAGGCACTTAAAACGGTTGTAATTGATGAAAATGGGACTATTTTACCCATTTCATATGGTTTTTCTGATAAGTTTAACATTGGAAATATTAATGAAATTGCTCAAAATATTGATGTTTTTGACCGATTTATAAATGAGAAGTGGGAGTCATTATATCAACTTCTCGAAGACACTTATTTCTCAATAGTTAATGATAAAGAAAATGATCTTGTTGCATGGACGGAATTAATTGTTAAAAACAGCAATAGCCATATAAATATACCGATATAA
- a CDS encoding DUF4251 domain-containing protein, which produces MKKNRLLFYCFMLVMTTTMLTAQSKKELKMQKKLAEYAKTKILVQKGQFVFKTSYIVTQKGDRTEAIGDGLLIEDDKAYANFPFIGNMNRGTLKGSNNIEFNTSETDFDIEYNDKRRKIFVKFEAKDKNESYSIYITILGTGKATVQISSSSRGIMSYEGEIQKVVI; this is translated from the coding sequence ATGAAAAAGAATAGGCTTTTATTTTATTGTTTTATGTTGGTCATGACTACAACGATGTTGACCGCTCAATCTAAAAAGGAATTAAAAATGCAAAAGAAATTAGCAGAGTATGCTAAAACAAAAATACTGGTTCAAAAGGGTCAGTTTGTTTTTAAAACATCATATATAGTTACCCAAAAAGGAGATCGGACCGAGGCGATAGGTGATGGTTTACTCATTGAAGATGATAAAGCTTATGCCAATTTTCCTTTTATTGGCAATATGAATAGAGGTACGTTAAAAGGATCAAATAATATTGAGTTCAACACTTCGGAAACAGATTTTGATATAGAATACAATGACAAGCGAAGAAAAATATTTGTAAAATTTGAAGCCAAAGATAAAAATGAGAGTTATAGTATCTATATAACCATTTTAGGCACCGGAAAAGCTACGGTTCAAATTTCTTCAAGTTCTAGGGGGATTATGAGTTATGAAGGTGAAATACAAAAAGTAGTCATTTAA
- the tnpA gene encoding IS200/IS605 family transposase, which produces MGQSLVKNYIHIVFSTKYRAALIHPPYEQELHKYLGGVCNDLECPVLIVGGYTDHIHILCMLSKKIALMTLVQKLKANSSKWMKTKDKSLENFFWQDGYGAFSVNPYKIDAIVNYIKNQHAHHNKNSFQDEYKYFLEKNEVEYDDRFIWD; this is translated from the coding sequence ATGGGGCAATCACTAGTAAAAAACTACATACATATCGTTTTTAGTACTAAATATAGGGCTGCATTAATACATCCTCCTTATGAACAAGAATTACATAAATACCTAGGTGGAGTTTGTAATGATCTAGAATGTCCCGTATTAATTGTAGGTGGTTATACAGATCATATTCATATCTTATGTATGCTTTCTAAAAAAATAGCATTAATGACCTTGGTTCAAAAACTAAAAGCAAATTCCTCTAAATGGATGAAAACAAAGGATAAAAGTTTAGAAAATTTCTTTTGGCAAGATGGTTATGGTGCATTTTCGGTAAATCCTTATAAAATAGACGCAATTGTCAACTATATAAAAAATCAACATGCTCATCATAATAAAAACTCATTTCAAGATGAGTACAAATACTTTTTAGAAAAAAATGAGGTGGAGTATGATGACCGATTTATATGGGATTAG
- a CDS encoding porin family protein, protein MGEQFTSLPFKRIFLLLFFVTSITHSQFYHGLDVGVNSTNTDFMVGESVEPSRSTGFWVGYVAERELNDRIFVRLGFTFNRRSFKAISRRGINTSNENWGIDVIEIPINLGYYLNFNRRNLQFFVDAGLNVGYHNRAITKNDTETVFLDIGGDADVKRLGFGANASVGVLVKKRVKLRLNYYNGLTNIMNTDSDTWKNKTIGISINYFLREKEVY, encoded by the coding sequence ATGGGAGAACAATTTACAAGCTTACCTTTCAAAAGAATTTTTCTTCTTTTATTTTTCGTTACGTCCATTACACACAGTCAATTTTATCATGGTTTAGATGTGGGTGTCAATTCAACCAATACTGATTTTATGGTAGGTGAATCTGTTGAACCCAGCAGATCTACTGGATTTTGGGTAGGGTATGTAGCCGAAAGAGAATTAAACGATCGCATTTTTGTACGATTGGGCTTTACCTTTAACCGAAGGTCTTTTAAGGCCATTAGCCGAAGAGGCATCAACACTTCCAATGAAAATTGGGGAATTGATGTTATTGAGATTCCCATCAATTTAGGATACTACCTTAATTTTAATAGAAGAAACCTGCAATTTTTTGTAGATGCCGGACTTAACGTCGGATATCACAATAGAGCCATTACTAAAAATGATACAGAAACTGTTTTTTTAGATATTGGCGGTGATGCAGATGTAAAACGTTTGGGCTTTGGTGCGAATGCAAGTGTGGGAGTGCTCGTTAAAAAACGGGTAAAACTCCGATTGAATTATTACAATGGCTTAACCAATATTATGAATACAGATTCTGATACTTGGAAAAATAAAACCATAGGAATTTCTATCAATTATTTTTTACGAGAAAAGGAAGTGTATTAG
- a CDS encoding DsbA family oxidoreductase: protein MQKETIKVDIVSDVACPWCYIGKRRIEAAIKQWKGAPIEVTWHPFQLDPSIPEAGLDRETYLTNKFGNTDMTASMTRITEAGASEGITFNFGDQWLAVNTLALHQLMQVAGEEGFKDVLKERFLKAYFDENLHLNDIEVLIKVMEEFNWDAEKTKRIIADDAIAYAVKQEIAHYQQRGVSGVPYFIINDKFGISGAQPTSVFLEAFAQIAPIEIIGGEGESCDPVTGVC, encoded by the coding sequence ATGCAAAAAGAAACCATAAAAGTAGACATTGTATCAGACGTAGCCTGTCCATGGTGTTATATAGGAAAACGCAGAATAGAAGCTGCCATAAAACAATGGAAAGGTGCACCAATTGAAGTTACTTGGCATCCTTTTCAGTTAGATCCAAGCATACCCGAAGCCGGTTTAGACAGAGAAACCTATTTGACAAATAAATTTGGCAACACAGACATGACAGCGTCCATGACCCGAATTACTGAAGCCGGAGCATCAGAAGGTATTACTTTTAATTTTGGAGACCAATGGTTAGCGGTAAACACCTTGGCATTACATCAATTAATGCAAGTAGCAGGGGAAGAAGGATTTAAAGATGTCTTAAAAGAACGCTTTTTAAAAGCCTATTTTGATGAAAACCTACATCTAAATGACATTGAAGTCCTTATTAAAGTAATGGAAGAATTCAATTGGGATGCCGAAAAAACAAAACGCATCATAGCTGATGATGCTATTGCTTATGCCGTAAAACAAGAAATAGCTCACTACCAACAACGTGGCGTTTCTGGCGTTCCTTATTTTATTATCAATGATAAGTTTGGTATCAGCGGTGCACAACCTACAAGTGTGTTTTTAGAGGCATTTGCTCAAATAGCTCCTATAGAAATTATTGGTGGTGAAGGCGAGAGCTGCGATCCTGTTACTGGAGTGTGTTAA
- a CDS encoding DUF1800 domain-containing protein, whose protein sequence is MTTSYLSCNISPLTAYVPSTENPWNAANVRHLHNRLGFGIPFADIANALIQSPSAYVDQIIDAAMGLAPTASPGWAPLDPADYAANGFTYSEDENDKNKETAQYAFIKELIDNGVRGRLTFFWHNIIVTRISEYDFAGYAFRYFLALQRHSFGNFKTFIHEIGLDEAMLKFLNSFDNVVGHPNENYARELYELFTLGEGNGYTEDDIVNTARALTGYNEYENGENSRIIFNVEKFDAEPKTIFGQTGNWGYDDVINILFEQRADLIARYICERIYIDFVSPEVDEDIRTLIINPLAAQFVANGFEIAPILKTLFKSAHFFDANAKSVIIKSPLDLIVQFMTSTGLDYGDYDMNKESIKNISSWLFDQNILNPPTVAGWDGDRDWLNSGTITFRAGYLIDDVLQWAWEQDQEQFREFAIDVSSNSNDADVVATAIFEALMNEIPYTMDDYTVGVDVFKSRVPSNYFDDNTWTLGFETATLQVRDLLEYIVSLPDYQIK, encoded by the coding sequence ATGACAACTAGCTACTTATCATGTAATATATCCCCTTTAACGGCTTATGTTCCAAGCACAGAAAACCCATGGAATGCCGCAAATGTACGCCACTTGCACAACCGTTTAGGTTTTGGTATTCCGTTTGCTGACATTGCTAATGCGTTGATTCAGAGTCCATCGGCTTATGTCGATCAGATTATTGATGCCGCAATGGGATTGGCACCAACAGCTTCACCTGGTTGGGCACCGTTAGATCCTGCTGATTATGCAGCGAACGGATTTACCTACAGTGAAGATGAAAATGATAAGAATAAAGAAACGGCTCAGTATGCATTTATTAAAGAATTAATAGACAATGGTGTTCGTGGACGCTTAACTTTTTTTTGGCATAATATCATAGTGACCAGAATTAGTGAATATGATTTTGCAGGCTACGCCTTTCGATATTTTCTTGCCTTACAACGCCATAGTTTTGGCAATTTTAAAACTTTTATTCATGAAATTGGCTTAGATGAAGCCATGCTTAAATTTTTAAATAGTTTTGATAATGTAGTAGGCCATCCCAATGAAAATTATGCAAGAGAATTGTACGAACTTTTCACCTTAGGTGAAGGTAATGGCTATACCGAAGATGATATTGTAAATACCGCGAGAGCCTTAACAGGATATAATGAATATGAAAATGGTGAAAATTCTCGTATTATTTTTAATGTAGAAAAATTTGATGCAGAACCTAAAACTATATTTGGTCAAACCGGTAATTGGGGCTATGACGATGTAATTAATATTTTATTTGAGCAAAGAGCAGATCTCATTGCACGTTATATCTGTGAAAGAATCTATATCGATTTTGTGAGTCCTGAAGTAGATGAAGACATTCGGACCTTAATTATAAATCCACTCGCCGCACAGTTTGTTGCAAATGGTTTTGAAATAGCTCCTATTTTAAAAACCTTATTTAAGAGTGCTCATTTTTTTGATGCCAATGCTAAAAGTGTCATTATTAAAAGTCCATTAGATTTGATTGTTCAATTTATGACTTCTACAGGGCTTGATTATGGAGACTATGACATGAATAAGGAGTCTATAAAAAATATATCCTCTTGGCTTTTCGATCAGAATATTTTGAATCCACCCACCGTTGCGGGTTGGGATGGAGATAGAGACTGGTTAAACTCAGGTACTATTACCTTTAGAGCAGGTTATTTGATTGATGATGTATTGCAATGGGCATGGGAACAAGACCAAGAACAATTTAGAGAATTTGCGATAGATGTATCAAGTAATAGCAATGATGCAGATGTTGTAGCTACGGCCATTTTTGAAGCATTAATGAATGAAATTCCCTATACCATGGATGATTATACTGTGGGTGTAGATGTATTTAAAAGTAGAGTGCCTTCCAATTATTTCGATGACAATACTTGGACCTTAGGCTTTGAAACGGCCACGCTCCAAGTCCGCGATTTATTAGAGTATATCGTATCCTTACCAGATTATCAAATTAAATAG
- a CDS encoding metal-dependent hydrolase, which translates to MDSLTQIVLGAAIGEVVLGKKIGNKAMLYGAIAGTIPDLDIVSSFFTDTVTALRYHRGFTHSIVFSILFAPLMAWLVTRYEPYKNFRNWSWLFFWAFVTHPILDAHTTWGTQLFWPLDIRLAFKSIFVIDPLYTVPFLVFLILAMVQNRTSEKRSYYNRMGLIISTSYLALTLLLKLVSYQKFENALDNQQIEYTEVSTKPAPFNTVLWTANVNTPTSFLIGYYSFFDSQPISFQAYPKNHEFLGELIHNKKVQEMIHISQGWFTITKKNGDLYYNDLRFGLLSMKPDAENFVFQYKMEVDANKEVTFVEVPKDTLDGKKLVAELWQRVKGN; encoded by the coding sequence ATGGATTCTCTTACTCAAATTGTATTAGGTGCTGCCATCGGTGAGGTCGTACTTGGAAAAAAAATCGGAAATAAAGCCATGCTTTATGGAGCCATAGCCGGTACCATTCCTGATCTAGATATTGTATCGTCCTTTTTTACAGATACCGTTACCGCATTACGATATCATAGAGGTTTTACCCATTCCATTGTGTTTTCCATATTATTTGCCCCACTAATGGCGTGGCTGGTGACACGCTATGAACCCTATAAAAATTTCAGAAATTGGTCTTGGTTGTTTTTCTGGGCTTTTGTAACACACCCGATACTCGATGCTCATACCACTTGGGGTACACAGCTCTTTTGGCCTTTAGACATCCGACTCGCATTTAAAAGTATTTTTGTAATTGATCCTTTATATACCGTTCCTTTTTTAGTGTTTTTGATTTTAGCGATGGTTCAAAACAGAACTTCCGAAAAAAGAAGCTATTACAACAGAATGGGACTGATCATTAGTACCTCGTACTTAGCATTGACCTTACTCTTAAAATTAGTAAGCTATCAAAAATTTGAAAATGCGTTAGACAATCAACAAATTGAATATACCGAAGTATCTACCAAACCGGCACCGTTTAATACCGTATTGTGGACGGCCAATGTCAATACTCCAACTTCGTTTTTAATTGGATATTATTCGTTTTTTGACAGCCAACCCATTTCTTTTCAAGCCTATCCTAAAAACCATGAGTTTTTGGGTGAATTAATCCATAATAAAAAGGTGCAAGAAATGATCCATATTTCTCAAGGTTGGTTCACCATAACCAAGAAAAATGGCGACTTGTATTATAACGATCTTCGTTTTGGACTATTAAGTATGAAACCCGATGCTGAGAATTTTGTATTTCAATATAAAATGGAAGTAGATGCCAATAAAGAAGTCACTTTTGTAGAAGTACCGAAAGATACCTTAGATGGTAAAAAATTAGTGGCGGAATTGTGGCAACGCGTTAAGGGGAATTAA
- a CDS encoding GIY-YIG nuclease family protein, with product MKAGHVYILTNKNNTTLYVGVIAYLKKRITQHKEKISKKSFTARYNLDKLVYYEAHQMIGDAIAREKQLKGGTRAQKIKLIESINPKWKDLFDDVSQ from the coding sequence ATGAAAGCAGGACATGTTTACATCCTAACCAATAAAAACAACACAACACTTTATGTTGGTGTAATTGCGTACTTAAAAAAACGTATTACACAGCATAAAGAAAAAATAAGCAAAAAATCGTTTACAGCGAGGTATAATTTAGACAAACTAGTGTATTACGAAGCTCATCAAATGATTGGAGACGCTATAGCAAGGGAGAAACAATTAAAAGGAGGAACCAGAGCACAAAAAATAAAATTAATTGAAAGTATAAATCCTAAATGGAAGGATTTGTTTGATGACGTTAGTCAATAA
- a CDS encoding outer membrane beta-barrel family protein, whose translation MPLFSKYTFTFLLFSIACNFSFSQNTIEVSGTLIEAETKQAVPYATVVFFDKTSKAIIKGITSDDDGSFSTTINNPNFYIEISFMGFATKSITTYSVTNNKVTLGTITLAPDNQALDEVTVRAEVSKTVFKLDKRVFNVGKDISSTGVSALEVLNNVPSVNVNIEGEISLRGSSGVQILINGKPSVLADASSNALGTITADMIESIEVITNPSAKYEASGTAGILNIILKKEDKKGWNGSISANTGIPDNHSIGLSLNRRTEKFNLFAQLGAGYRSLPRDSESMNTDLTNNEVIYSKGKDYRDETFFNLTLGADYHINELNVLTLSGNFAYEIEDQPSATTFSHFDASDNLISKWIRDEVTDATNPKWQYELNYKKQFENNEDHTLLFSALGSFFGKDQSSQFNSTTLSGTEVNDDQQTETNFQQADYTFKLDYTNPITEEYSIEAGAQYLINDVGNDYEVRDKDDNSNVYTVNEALTNNFEYDQKVLGVYFTGAFERDKWGLKAGLRVENTNLVTLLTNTNENNTQDYTNFFPSVHSSYKVGENFSLQAGYSKRIFRPRLWDLNPFFNVRNNFNVRVGNPNLQPEFTDSYELTSIYKIGKAALSSSVYYKYTTEVIERVSTSLDNVTTTTPENIGTNGTVGFETNGKYNPTKWLTLTGDFNFNYFNRVGTFETKSFDFSGSQWSSKLGSKIGLPADIDLELTGSYQSGYETVQGDVTGFAFLDLGIRKKIIKGKVMVNLGVRDLFESRIQESYVYQDTFEAYNYGKRGRFFTLGVSYGFGKGEAMTYSGGRRR comes from the coding sequence ATGCCATTATTCTCAAAATATACTTTTACTTTTCTACTTTTTAGTATTGCCTGTAATTTTAGTTTCTCACAAAACACTATTGAAGTATCGGGTACTTTAATAGAAGCCGAAACGAAACAAGCTGTTCCTTATGCTACAGTAGTTTTCTTTGATAAAACTAGCAAGGCAATTATAAAAGGAATTACCTCTGATGATGATGGTAGCTTTAGTACGACGATAAACAATCCCAACTTTTATATAGAAATCAGTTTTATGGGCTTTGCTACAAAATCCATAACGACCTATTCTGTTACCAATAACAAAGTAACTTTAGGTACCATTACCCTTGCCCCAGACAATCAAGCACTTGATGAAGTTACGGTACGGGCAGAAGTTTCAAAAACGGTTTTTAAATTGGACAAACGGGTATTTAATGTAGGTAAAGATATCAGCAGCACTGGTGTTAGTGCCTTAGAAGTGTTGAATAATGTACCCTCTGTAAATGTAAATATTGAAGGAGAAATCAGCTTACGGGGTAGTTCTGGTGTGCAAATTCTAATTAATGGAAAACCTTCTGTGTTGGCAGATGCCTCTAGCAATGCCTTAGGAACCATTACCGCAGATATGATTGAAAGCATTGAGGTAATTACCAATCCTTCTGCAAAATATGAAGCTTCGGGTACGGCGGGAATTTTAAATATCATCTTAAAAAAAGAGGATAAAAAAGGGTGGAATGGTTCCATTTCTGCAAATACTGGTATTCCTGATAATCATAGTATTGGATTGAGCCTAAACCGGCGGACAGAAAAATTTAATTTGTTTGCTCAGTTGGGTGCTGGCTATAGATCATTACCACGCGATAGTGAATCTATGAACACCGACTTGACCAATAACGAAGTTATTTATAGCAAAGGGAAAGACTATCGCGATGAGACCTTTTTCAATCTCACCTTAGGAGCCGATTACCATATTAATGAACTGAATGTACTTACCTTATCGGGTAATTTTGCCTATGAAATTGAAGATCAACCGTCAGCCACTACGTTTAGCCACTTTGATGCCAGCGATAACCTTATTTCTAAATGGATTAGAGATGAAGTCACAGACGCTACAAATCCGAAATGGCAATATGAACTGAATTATAAAAAACAATTTGAAAATAACGAAGATCATACCTTACTCTTTAGTGCCTTAGGTAGTTTCTTTGGTAAAGACCAATCGTCACAATTTAATAGCACTACGCTCTCTGGAACTGAAGTGAATGACGATCAGCAAACGGAAACCAATTTTCAGCAGGCTGATTATACGTTTAAGTTAGATTATACCAATCCGATTACTGAAGAATATAGCATAGAAGCAGGAGCTCAATATCTTATTAATGATGTAGGTAATGATTATGAAGTGAGAGACAAAGATGATAACAGTAATGTGTATACCGTAAATGAGGCGTTAACTAATAATTTTGAATACGATCAAAAGGTGTTGGGTGTTTATTTTACAGGTGCTTTTGAACGCGACAAATGGGGATTAAAAGCGGGATTACGAGTAGAGAATACCAATTTAGTGACCCTGTTAACCAATACGAATGAAAACAATACACAAGACTATACCAATTTCTTTCCTTCGGTACATAGCTCTTATAAAGTGGGGGAAAATTTTTCATTACAAGCAGGATATTCGAAACGGATTTTTAGACCGAGGTTATGGGATTTAAACCCTTTCTTTAATGTGAGAAATAATTTTAATGTCCGTGTGGGGAATCCTAATTTACAACCAGAATTTACAGATTCTTATGAGTTAACGAGCATTTATAAAATTGGTAAAGCGGCATTAAGCTCTAGTGTGTACTATAAATATACCACAGAAGTTATAGAACGTGTTTCTACTTCCTTAGACAATGTGACCACCACCACACCAGAAAATATTGGGACTAACGGCACGGTCGGATTTGAAACCAACGGAAAATACAATCCTACAAAATGGCTTACCCTTACGGGAGATTTTAACTTCAATTACTTTAACCGTGTCGGGACTTTCGAAACCAAGTCTTTTGATTTTTCAGGTAGTCAATGGTCGTCAAAATTAGGTTCTAAAATTGGATTGCCAGCTGATATTGATTTGGAGTTAACAGGATCTTACCAATCGGGTTACGAAACCGTTCAAGGAGACGTAACGGGATTTGCCTTTTTAGATTTAGGAATTAGAAAGAAGATTATCAAAGGAAAAGTAATGGTTAATTTAGGTGTTAGAGACCTGTTTGAATCGCGAATTCAAGAAAGCTATGTGTATCAAGATACTTTTGAAGCTTATAATTATGGCAAACGTGGTCGCTTTTTTACCTTAGGAGTTAGTTACGGATTCGGAAAAGGAGAAGCCATGACCTATTCGGGCGGTAGAAGACGCTAA
- a CDS encoding DUF1501 domain-containing protein, which translates to MCTDKNFHASCKTEDHKKWNRRSFLQTLGLGGAGATLMVNGIPMAYGQPTALTKALGESSSDRVLLIIRLQGGNDGLNTIVPIYDYDSYANHRPTLKHEMADIYKLTEEFGVPSYLQDSMEALWEGGCMKVVNGTGYENMNLSHFTGTDNFSRGTDDDLVETGVYGRYFEDLYPDFLLNLPKAPPALQIGGMGDIMFKGTDANYSFTIANTGQLERIASDGTLYNVADVPDCTKGSQLKYVRGVLNTTLKYSEVIKEAAATQTNTVEFPDTNLGKSLSIISKTVKAGMGTCVYMVNINGFDTHANQPEKHQELLTDISESVQAFYLDLEPSGRDRDVLTMTMSEFGRRVKQNGSNGTDHGTAAPMLLFGPALNGNGFIGEHPSLTNLTRGGNLNYTQDFINVYGTVMQEWLCVDSAAINESIPRPYVPLDLGFSCSSKVTNHDYLIREKFQHTAIYDQDQVAIRIENNEEGTYKISLFNIIGQQTGVLFEDRLEAGQHDISISEKWPHLAAGVYIYNINKDNKNYSKKIVIS; encoded by the coding sequence ATGTGTACAGATAAAAATTTTCATGCCAGTTGTAAAACTGAAGATCATAAGAAATGGAACAGACGTTCTTTCCTACAAACCTTAGGGTTAGGTGGGGCAGGTGCTACCTTAATGGTAAACGGAATTCCGATGGCATATGGGCAACCAACAGCTTTAACAAAAGCCTTAGGAGAGTCAAGTAGTGATAGAGTATTGTTAATCATTAGATTGCAAGGTGGTAATGACGGATTAAATACCATTGTACCTATTTATGATTATGACAGTTATGCCAATCACAGACCGACGTTAAAGCACGAAATGGCTGATATTTATAAGTTAACGGAAGAATTTGGAGTGCCTAGTTATTTACAAGACTCCATGGAAGCCCTTTGGGAAGGTGGTTGTATGAAAGTGGTAAATGGTACAGGTTATGAAAATATGAACTTATCGCATTTTACAGGAACTGATAATTTCTCCAGAGGTACGGATGATGATTTGGTAGAAACGGGTGTCTATGGACGTTATTTTGAAGATTTATATCCTGATTTTTTATTGAATTTACCCAAAGCTCCTCCAGCCTTACAAATTGGTGGTATGGGTGATATTATGTTTAAAGGAACCGATGCTAATTATTCCTTTACCATTGCCAATACAGGTCAGTTAGAACGAATTGCTTCTGATGGTACCTTATACAATGTGGCTGATGTACCTGACTGTACCAAAGGTTCTCAATTAAAATATGTACGTGGTGTTTTAAATACTACGTTAAAATATTCAGAAGTAATAAAAGAGGCAGCGGCAACGCAAACCAATACGGTTGAATTTCCTGATACTAATTTAGGTAAATCACTGTCAATTATTTCTAAAACAGTTAAAGCGGGAATGGGTACTTGTGTATATATGGTAAACATAAATGGATTTGATACGCACGCCAATCAACCCGAAAAACATCAAGAATTATTGACAGATATTTCTGAATCGGTACAAGCATTTTATTTGGATTTAGAACCAAGTGGACGCGATCGTGATGTGTTAACGATGACCATGTCAGAATTTGGGCGACGTGTAAAACAAAATGGCTCTAACGGAACCGATCATGGTACGGCTGCACCAATGTTACTTTTTGGTCCCGCCTTAAATGGTAACGGATTTATCGGAGAACATCCAAGTTTAACCAATTTAACACGCGGTGGAAACTTAAATTATACACAAGATTTTATCAACGTTTATGGTACGGTAATGCAAGAATGGCTTTGTGTAGATTCTGCAGCTATCAATGAATCGATTCCACGACCTTATGTACCTTTAGATTTAGGATTTTCTTGTAGTAGTAAAGTGACCAATCACGATTATTTAATCAGAGAAAAGTTTCAACATACGGCGATATATGATCAAGATCAGGTCGCTATTCGTATTGAAAATAACGAAGAAGGTACGTATAAAATATCCCTATTTAATATCATAGGTCAACAAACAGGCGTGTTGTTTGAAGACCGTTTAGAGGCAGGACAACATGATATTTCTATTTCAGAAAAGTGGCCACATTTAGCCGCTGGTGTTTATATTTATAATATCAATAAAGACAATAAAAATTACAGTAAAAAAATAGTAATTTCTTAA